A genomic stretch from Bacilli bacterium PM5-9 includes:
- a CDS encoding putative membrane protein (product_source=COG3371; cog=COG3371; pfam=PF06197; smart=SM00966; superfamily=89447; transmembrane_helix_parts=Inside_1_46,TMhelix_47_69,Outside_70_78,TMhelix_79_101,Inside_102_121,TMhelix_122_144,Outside_145_158,TMhelix_159_181,Inside_182_187,TMhelix_188_205,Outside_206_224,TMhelix_225_247,Inside_248_259,TMhelix_260_282,Outside_283_291,TMhelix_292_314,Inside_315_320,TMhelix_321_343,Outside_344_346,TMhelix_347_366,Inside_367_385), producing the protein MDNTNRSISKEAIESLNLKTGDKLLVELTDEKVIIEPLNKNVSMPMISPLHYLIPTIIACILFIGFSIYDNKSQIPLVGGFSIATSVIVLGFISGLASFLYFFIKGKTTQITTSKYVYWRNLPTIIAAFIVMLLFALLIFFGLMKFVFQGLTFDLFTSAFIFSLFVGVINYYMIYTSLTLSPTKLTNVLMVVIVGGVIASMLTNHDKQWWQYNLSFLGTTDATGSWQFNLTLMVSGLLMIALIDFIFVSLKIEYPKSKRLPILRVLLTLVALNLGAVGLFPYSDTVLFQKIHNGVATLLVYLVIIMIVGIKWLLPNTSKNFLITSYLIGATLLIAAILFQPVGYLSLTAFEIISFVLAFSWILLLLQDLQKLVQTGKEVYELDIN; encoded by the coding sequence ATGGATAATACAAATAGAAGTATTTCAAAAGAAGCAATTGAATCACTAAATTTAAAAACTGGTGATAAATTATTAGTAGAGTTAACAGATGAAAAAGTTATCATTGAACCACTAAATAAAAATGTTAGTATGCCAATGATATCACCATTACACTATTTAATACCAACTATTATTGCATGTATATTATTTATTGGTTTTTCAATTTACGATAATAAAAGTCAAATTCCACTTGTTGGAGGCTTTTCAATCGCGACATCAGTTATTGTATTAGGTTTTATCAGTGGACTTGCGAGCTTTTTATATTTCTTTATTAAAGGTAAAACAACACAAATTACCACATCAAAATATGTCTATTGGAGAAACTTGCCAACAATCATAGCAGCCTTTATTGTCATGTTATTATTTGCCTTATTAATATTTTTTGGATTAATGAAATTTGTCTTTCAAGGACTAACTTTTGATCTATTTACATCAGCATTTATTTTTTCATTATTTGTTGGAGTTATTAACTATTATATGATTTATACATCACTAACACTTAGCCCAACAAAACTAACAAATGTTTTAATGGTGGTTATTGTTGGTGGAGTAATTGCATCAATGCTGACAAATCATGATAAACAATGGTGGCAATACAATTTGAGTTTTCTTGGTACAACTGATGCAACAGGAAGCTGGCAATTTAATTTAACCTTAATGGTGTCAGGATTGTTGATGATCGCTTTAATTGACTTTATCTTTGTCTCATTAAAAATCGAATATCCTAAAAGTAAAAGATTACCAATACTTCGAGTTCTATTAACTTTAGTTGCTTTAAATTTGGGTGCTGTGGGGTTATTTCCATATAGTGATACAGTTTTATTTCAAAAAATTCATAATGGAGTTGCTACTCTTTTAGTTTATTTAGTCATTATTATGATTGTTGGTATAAAATGGCTTTTACCAAATACATCAAAAAACTTTTTAATAACATCTTACCTTATTGGTGCTACTTTACTTATTGCAGCCATTCTTTTTCAACCAGTAGGTTATCTTTCATTAACTGCTTTTGAAATAATATCATTTGTTTTAGCATTTAGCTGGATTTTATTATTACTTCAAGATTTACAAAAATTAGTTCAAACAGGAAAAGAAGTATATGAATTAGATATTAATTAG
- a CDS encoding small subunit ribosomal protein S9 (product_source=KO:K02996; cath_funfam=3.30.230.10; cog=COG0103; ko=KO:K02996; pfam=PF00380; superfamily=54211), whose protein sequence is MSQVQYRGTGRRKSSVARVILVPGSGKITINGKDVREYLPFETLVSDLSQPLVLTNTKDKFDVNVNIYGGGFTGQTGAIRLGITRALLEASSDYRPVLKAAGFVTRDARVKERKKYGLKGARRAPQFSKR, encoded by the coding sequence ATGTCACAAGTACAATATAGAGGTACTGGACGTCGTAAAAGTTCAGTAGCGCGTGTAATTTTAGTTCCAGGTAGTGGAAAGATTACTATCAATGGAAAAGATGTAAGAGAATATCTTCCATTTGAAACTTTAGTTAGTGATTTATCTCAACCATTAGTTTTAACTAATACAAAAGATAAATTTGATGTTAATGTTAACATCTATGGTGGTGGATTTACTGGACAAACTGGAGCAATTAGATTAGGTATCACTAGAGCACTTTTAGAAGCAAGTAGTGATTATCGCCCAGTTTTAAAAGCAGCAGGATTCGTAACAAGAGATGCTCGTGTTAAAGAACGTAAAAAATACGGTCTTAAAGGAGCAAGACGTGCACCTCAATTCTCAAAACGTTAA
- a CDS encoding large subunit ribosomal protein L13 (product_source=KO:K02871; cath_funfam=3.90.1180.10; cog=COG0102; ko=KO:K02871; pfam=PF00572; superfamily=52161; tigrfam=TIGR01066): MRQTTMANSSTVERKWFVVDATDITLGRLSSQVATILRGKHKPTYTPNVDCGDYVIVLNADKIKLTGNKLEGKMYYNHSGHIGGLRVRTAKTMINEYPVEMLERAIKGMLPKNTLGRKQGMKLFVYNTNEHPHAAQQPEVLEIKG, encoded by the coding sequence ATGCGTCAAACAACAATGGCTAACTCTAGCACAGTTGAACGTAAATGGTTTGTTGTCGATGCAACAGACATAACACTTGGTAGATTATCAAGTCAAGTTGCAACGATCCTTAGAGGAAAGCACAAACCGACATATACACCAAATGTAGATTGTGGTGATTATGTAATTGTCTTAAATGCTGATAAAATTAAATTAACTGGTAATAAACTTGAAGGGAAAATGTATTACAACCATTCAGGTCATATTGGTGGATTGAGAGTCAGAACTGCAAAAACAATGATTAATGAATATCCAGTTGAAATGCTTGAAAGAGCAATCAAAGGAATGCTACCAAAAAACACTTTAGGTCGTAAACAAGGTATGAAGTTATTTGTTTATAATACAAATGAACATCCTCATGCTGCACAACAACCTGAAGTATTAGAGATTAAAGGTTAG
- a CDS encoding putative PurR-regulated permease PerM (product_source=COG0628; cog=COG0628; pfam=PF01594; superfamily=46785; transmembrane_helix_parts=Inside_1_6,TMhelix_7_29,Outside_30_33,TMhelix_34_56,Inside_57_76,TMhelix_77_99,Outside_100_167,TMhelix_168_190,Inside_191_228,TMhelix_229_251,Outside_252_254,TMhelix_255_277,Inside_278_281,TMhelix_282_304,Outside_305_326,TMhelix_327_349,Inside_350_376) encodes MKNVKYQYLGFAIVIILINYAITNFSSFSNSISFIFSVVKPIIIGMVIAYFVYPIVNLLYKKVLGEFELKYVKHLSYYISVTISYVVLFFVLYMLYYWLSPIIVDSIANISKINLDEMYNELNLTWSNLQNDMPLLENVELVDIFKKGFENVSSFFARADLNGYFKSILGLTSSVYAYVMGVIVSIYMIISKEELFKACDMFFEAILKQKHFEVVKRYFLHFEKIFKKFFFGKMLDSLIIGILAFIGLYLLDVPFYPLLAVVIMVTNMIPYFGPFIGGIPVVIVTLFVTGSPVHALWSALFIFALQQFDGIYLGPKILGDSVGVSSVWILIAIIIGGALLQVVGLLLCVPVAATLRDAFKEFYEYRMEKRNKMEIE; translated from the coding sequence ATGAAGAATGTTAAATATCAATATTTAGGTTTTGCGATTGTTATAATTTTAATTAATTATGCAATTACAAATTTTTCATCTTTTTCAAATTCAATATCTTTTATTTTTAGCGTTGTAAAACCAATTATAATCGGAATGGTTATTGCTTATTTTGTTTATCCGATTGTTAATTTGTTATACAAAAAAGTTCTTGGAGAATTTGAACTTAAATATGTAAAACATTTGAGTTATTATATTAGTGTTACAATAAGTTATGTTGTATTATTCTTTGTATTATATATGTTGTATTATTGGTTAAGTCCTATTATTGTTGATAGTATTGCTAATATATCGAAAATTAATTTAGATGAGATGTATAATGAATTGAATTTAACGTGGTCTAATTTGCAAAATGATATGCCTTTATTAGAAAATGTAGAGTTGGTTGATATTTTTAAAAAAGGGTTTGAAAACGTTTCTTCATTTTTTGCAAGAGCAGACTTAAATGGTTATTTTAAATCAATTTTAGGATTAACATCATCTGTTTATGCATATGTGATGGGAGTAATTGTTAGTATTTATATGATAATCAGTAAAGAAGAATTATTTAAAGCTTGTGATATGTTTTTTGAGGCAATTTTAAAACAAAAGCACTTTGAAGTAGTAAAAAGATATTTTCTTCATTTTGAAAAAATATTTAAAAAATTCTTTTTTGGAAAAATGTTAGATTCATTAATAATTGGTATTTTAGCATTTATTGGTTTATATTTATTAGATGTACCATTTTATCCTTTATTAGCAGTTGTAATCATGGTTACTAATATGATTCCATATTTTGGTCCATTTATTGGAGGAATACCAGTAGTTATTGTGACTTTATTTGTTACTGGAAGTCCAGTGCACGCTTTATGGAGTGCGTTGTTTATTTTTGCATTACAACAATTTGATGGTATCTATTTAGGTCCTAAAATACTTGGCGATTCAGTGGGAGTATCAAGTGTTTGGATTTTGATCGCTATTATTATTGGTGGTGCATTATTACAAGTGGTAGGCTTACTATTGTGTGTTCCAGTGGCAGCTACTTTAAGAGATGCTTTTAAAGAATTCTATGAATATCGAATGGAAAAAAGAAATAAAATGGAAATTGAATAA
- a CDS encoding Zn-dependent membrane protease YugP (product_source=COG2738; cog=COG2738; ko=KO:K06973; pfam=PF04298; transmembrane_helix_parts=Outside_1_9,TMhelix_10_29,Inside_30_88,TMhelix_89_111,Outside_112_123,TMhelix_124_146,Inside_147_150,TMhelix_151_173,Outside_174_204,TMhelix_205_227,Inside_228_232), whose amino-acid sequence MYGYGGSDSFYWALVLIPIILIFLVQGLLQSNYKKYSKMQNHRGLSGYEVARRILDSNGLSNVEIFEGSGQLSDYFDPTKNIIKLSPEVYGGRSIASLAIAAHEVGHAIQYATKYPVIAFRNKLLPLTITASNFAWIIIFLGIFLTRSNNFLLYLGIGLMLVVALFQLVTLPLEFNASSRALKNLEDGNYLDYDEIPKAKKVLNSAAMTYVVALITTLAEILRLVLISNRRN is encoded by the coding sequence ATGTATGGTTATGGTGGTTCAGATTCATTTTACTGGGCATTGGTTTTAATTCCGATTATATTAATATTTTTAGTTCAAGGATTGTTACAATCGAATTATAAAAAATATTCAAAAATGCAAAATCATCGCGGATTAAGTGGTTATGAAGTAGCTCGTAGGATTTTGGATAGTAATGGATTAAGTAATGTTGAAATTTTTGAGGGAAGTGGACAATTATCTGATTATTTTGATCCAACAAAAAACATTATTAAATTATCTCCTGAGGTTTATGGTGGACGTTCAATTGCTAGTTTAGCAATCGCTGCTCATGAAGTAGGTCATGCTATTCAGTATGCAACAAAATATCCTGTTATTGCTTTTAGAAATAAGTTATTACCACTTACAATAACTGCTAGTAATTTTGCATGGATAATTATCTTTTTAGGAATATTTTTAACTAGATCAAATAATTTCCTTCTTTATTTAGGGATTGGATTAATGTTAGTTGTTGCTTTATTTCAATTAGTAACATTACCATTAGAGTTTAATGCTTCAAGTAGAGCATTAAAAAATTTAGAGGATGGTAATTATTTAGATTATGATGAAATTCCAAAAGCAAAAAAAGTCTTGAATAGTGCTGCAATGACTTATGTTGTTGCTTTAATAACAACTTTAGCAGAAATTTTAAGATTAGTATTAATAAGCAATCGAAGAAACTAG
- a CDS encoding glycerol-3-phosphate dehydrogenase (NAD(P)+) (product_source=KO:K00057; cath_funfam=1.10.1040.10,3.40.50.720; cog=COG0240; ko=KO:K00057; pfam=PF01210,PF07479; superfamily=48179,51735) has translation MKVAIIGTGSWGTSLAQVLADKNIDVLMYGVEKEEVEEINSGKNTKFFNDLEINSKVKATTNLKEAVENAKVIVLVVPTKVTATVLKEIKPFLNESEKVYFINASKGFDPATNDRMSNTIRAIIPEKYRYEVASVIGPSHAEEVILRMYTAIASVSIDEEVAKFVQELFSNEYMRLYTLDDEVGAEYGVAIKNVLALCSGIVSGIGLEDNTRAALLTRGLNEMIKYGVAKGGKMETYLGLTGIGDLIVTATSKHSRNFQAGYKIGQEGSAKSVMEDTKTTIEGVRTCKVIYEDSKKIGVELPIINECYKVLYENSSPSEAITRLMSRDLKAER, from the coding sequence ATGAAAGTAGCAATCATAGGAACGGGAAGTTGGGGAACATCATTAGCTCAAGTTTTAGCAGATAAAAATATTGATGTATTAATGTATGGTGTTGAAAAAGAGGAAGTTGAAGAAATTAATTCTGGAAAAAATACTAAGTTTTTTAATGATTTAGAAATTAATTCAAAAGTAAAAGCAACTACTAATTTAAAAGAAGCGGTTGAAAATGCAAAAGTTATTGTGCTTGTAGTGCCAACAAAAGTAACAGCAACTGTTTTAAAAGAAATTAAGCCATTTTTAAATGAAAGTGAAAAGGTTTATTTTATAAATGCATCAAAGGGATTTGATCCAGCAACTAATGATAGAATGTCAAATACAATTAGAGCAATCATTCCAGAAAAATATCGTTATGAAGTTGCATCTGTTATTGGTCCAAGTCATGCTGAAGAAGTTATATTAAGAATGTATACAGCAATAGCAAGTGTTAGTATTGATGAAGAAGTTGCTAAATTTGTTCAAGAGTTATTCTCTAATGAGTATATGAGATTATATACATTAGATGATGAAGTTGGAGCAGAGTATGGTGTAGCAATAAAAAATGTTTTAGCTTTATGTAGTGGTATTGTTTCAGGAATTGGTTTAGAAGATAATACAAGAGCAGCATTATTAACTCGTGGTCTTAATGAAATGATAAAATATGGAGTAGCAAAAGGTGGCAAAATGGAAACTTACCTTGGGTTAACTGGTATTGGCGATTTAATTGTTACGGCTACTTCAAAACATTCTCGTAATTTTCAAGCCGGATATAAAATTGGTCAAGAGGGTAGTGCTAAGTCAGTTATGGAAGATACAAAAACTACGATTGAGGGAGTAAGAACTTGTAAAGTAATATATGAAGATTCGAAAAAAATTGGAGTAGAATTACCAATTATTAATGAATGTTATAAGGTTTTGTATGAAAATAGTAGTCCAAGTGAAGCAATTACTCGTTTAATGAGTAGAGATTTAAAAGCAGAAAGGTAG
- a CDS encoding GTP-binding protein (product_source=KO:K03977; cath_funfam=3.30.300.20,3.40.50.300; cog=COG1160; ko=KO:K03977; pfam=PF01926,PF14714; smart=SM00382; superfamily=52540; tigrfam=TIGR03594), which produces MINGVVAIVGKPNVGKSMLFNRIVGERISIVEDSSGVTRDRLYAKASWLTKDFRLIDTGGIEVSDAPFIEEIKTQAMIAIEEADVIIYVGDAQVGVTSDDEFVAKMLQKSKKPVILAINKVDNVEQKNNIYDFYSLGLGDPIPVSSAHGIGVGDLLDEVIAKLPQKKQEDKGDCISFSLIGRPNVGKSSLTNAILNENRVIVSDVAGTTRDAVDITFTKDGQNYEVVDTAGMKKRGKIFENVDKYSIIRALSAIEKSDIVILVIDASQGIKEQDKHVAGYAYEQHKPIIVVVNKWDLVDKETNTMQKFADEIRENFKFLAYANICFVSALEKKRIQTIFEAISKTNENMNKRISTSVLNEVISDAQAMNQAPKFNSGRLRVYYASQVSVAPPTFVFFVNDMKYMHFSYERYLENQLRNAIDFEGTPIKIILRNRV; this is translated from the coding sequence ATGATAAATGGTGTGGTTGCTATCGTTGGTAAACCAAATGTCGGTAAATCAATGTTATTTAATAGAATAGTTGGTGAAAGAATTAGCATTGTTGAAGATAGTTCAGGTGTTACTCGTGATAGGTTATATGCAAAAGCAAGTTGGCTGACAAAAGATTTTAGATTAATTGATACAGGTGGAATAGAAGTCAGTGATGCTCCTTTTATTGAGGAAATAAAAACTCAGGCAATGATAGCAATTGAAGAAGCTGATGTTATTATTTATGTTGGTGATGCTCAAGTTGGTGTTACAAGTGATGATGAGTTTGTTGCTAAAATGCTTCAAAAATCAAAAAAACCTGTTATTTTAGCAATTAACAAAGTAGACAATGTTGAACAAAAAAATAATATTTATGATTTTTATAGTTTAGGACTAGGAGATCCAATTCCTGTTTCATCTGCTCATGGTATTGGTGTAGGTGATTTACTTGATGAAGTAATTGCAAAGTTACCTCAAAAGAAACAAGAAGATAAAGGTGATTGCATTAGCTTTTCACTTATTGGACGACCTAATGTTGGTAAATCAAGTTTAACGAATGCTATATTGAATGAAAACAGAGTAATTGTTAGTGATGTAGCTGGAACAACTAGAGATGCTGTTGATATTACTTTTACTAAAGATGGTCAAAATTATGAGGTAGTAGATACAGCTGGAATGAAAAAAAGAGGTAAAATTTTTGAAAATGTCGATAAATACTCTATTATTAGAGCTTTAAGTGCCATTGAAAAAAGTGATATTGTTATTTTGGTTATTGACGCTTCTCAAGGTATTAAGGAACAAGATAAACATGTTGCTGGATATGCTTATGAACAACATAAACCAATTATTGTAGTTGTAAATAAATGGGATTTAGTTGATAAAGAAACTAATACTATGCAAAAGTTTGCTGATGAAATAAGAGAGAATTTTAAATTTTTAGCGTATGCAAATATTTGTTTTGTATCTGCATTAGAAAAGAAAAGAATTCAAACTATTTTTGAAGCAATATCAAAAACAAATGAAAATATGAATAAACGTATTAGTACATCAGTTTTAAATGAAGTAATTAGTGATGCTCAAGCAATGAATCAAGCTCCTAAATTTAATTCTGGTCGATTAAGAGTGTATTATGCTTCTCAAGTAAGCGTTGCACCACCAACTTTTGTTTTCTTTGTTAATGATATGAAATATATGCATTTTAGTTATGAAAGATATCTTGAAAATCAATTGAGAAATGCTATTGATTTTGAAGGAACTCCAATAAAAATAATTTTAAGAAATAGAGTATAG
- a CDS encoding cytidylate kinase (product_source=KO:K00945; cath_funfam=3.40.50.300; cog=COG0283; ko=KO:K00945; pfam=PF02224; smart=SM00382; superfamily=52540; tigrfam=TIGR00017), protein MDIKEIIAIDGPAASGKSTVAKLVAKKLGYKYIDSGAMYRCVALYALENSISIDDIANHLDDIKIEFDVENNVYLNNENVSMKIRTNEVTALVPKIAKIELVREKLVEMQQSFGLEKGIVMDGRDIGTVVFKDAKVKIYQVASAKARALRRYNENIANGIKSNLSEIEAEIEKRDHDDINRDISPLTKASDAIEVDTSNYSIEENVEKVLEIFKEKVK, encoded by the coding sequence ATGGATATAAAAGAAATAATCGCAATTGATGGACCAGCAGCAAGTGGGAAATCTACGGTTGCTAAATTGGTTGCTAAAAAATTAGGCTATAAATATATTGATTCAGGAGCTATGTATCGTTGTGTTGCTTTATATGCTTTAGAAAATAGTATTAGTATTGATGATATAGCAAACCATTTAGATGATATTAAAATTGAGTTTGATGTTGAAAATAATGTTTATCTAAATAATGAAAATGTTTCAATGAAAATAAGAACTAATGAAGTTACAGCTTTAGTACCAAAGATTGCTAAAATAGAACTTGTTAGAGAAAAATTAGTTGAAATGCAACAATCTTTTGGATTAGAAAAAGGGATTGTTATGGATGGTCGTGATATAGGAACTGTTGTTTTTAAAGATGCAAAAGTTAAAATATATCAAGTGGCTAGTGCTAAAGCACGTGCTTTGAGAAGATATAATGAAAATATAGCGAATGGTATTAAATCAAATTTAAGTGAAATTGAAGCTGAAATTGAAAAGAGAGATCATGATGATATAAATCGTGATATTAGTCCATTAACAAAAGCTAGTGATGCAATTGAAGTAGATACTTCTAATTATTCAATTGAAGAAAATGTCGAAAAGGTTTTAGAAATATTTAAAGAAAAGGTGAAATAA
- a CDS encoding hypothetical protein (product_source=Hypo-rule applied; superfamily=101215; transmembrane_helix_parts=Outside_1_218,TMhelix_219_241,Inside_242_242): MSRVERHKARREGKITGVGKSENIINDDSIEMTQKFDEINPIVRPEKKEEIKRKKSYENEIVSKSLNIEEIKEKASGQKTELFDIEEAFKRLKTKHSVPDQDTQLEIMSELFSDNGVEYNSTIEFEKDFETNRIMISEDELIKLLEEREKAYNKAIEKKRRKEKKQKAKEITEVTAPYIKEDLEVEEVIEVKKDDSIKNRISQSNKEFDDFEKSLSKKTWPLVVVLIVLIAILGFLIYNFIK; the protein is encoded by the coding sequence ATGTCAAGAGTAGAGCGTCATAAAGCTCGTAGAGAAGGTAAAATTACTGGTGTAGGAAAAAGTGAGAATATTATCAATGATGATTCAATTGAAATGACTCAAAAATTTGATGAAATTAATCCAATTGTTAGACCAGAAAAAAAAGAAGAAATTAAGCGTAAAAAAAGTTATGAAAATGAGATTGTTTCTAAATCTTTAAATATTGAAGAAATTAAAGAAAAAGCATCAGGACAAAAAACTGAGTTATTTGATATTGAAGAAGCCTTTAAAAGATTAAAAACTAAACACAGTGTTCCAGATCAAGATACTCAATTAGAAATTATGTCGGAATTATTTAGCGATAATGGTGTTGAGTATAATAGTACGATTGAATTTGAAAAAGATTTTGAAACAAATCGTATTATGATAAGTGAAGATGAATTAATAAAACTATTAGAAGAAAGAGAAAAGGCATACAATAAAGCAATAGAAAAAAAACGACGTAAAGAAAAAAAGCAAAAAGCAAAAGAAATTACTGAAGTTACAGCTCCATACATTAAAGAAGATTTAGAAGTTGAAGAAGTAATTGAAGTTAAAAAAGATGATTCTATTAAAAATAGAATTAGTCAATCTAATAAAGAATTTGATGATTTTGAAAAATCATTATCTAAAAAAACATGGCCTTTAGTAGTAGTTTTAATTGTATTAATTGCAATACTTGGTTTTTTAATTTACAACTTTATAAAGTAA
- a CDS encoding CobQ-like glutamine amidotransferase family enzyme (product_source=COG3442; cath_funfam=3.40.50.880; cog=COG3442; ko=KO:K07009; pfam=PF07685; superfamily=52317) → MEYHIYHMFPKLLNLYGDHGNIITLSFFAKKLGLRPIVHEIDDVSQIDWNKIDFMLIGGGSDREQALVTSQLALIKDKLKEEIENGLPVLAVCGGYQFLGNYYQDSNGEKLEGLQILDFYTIAQNKERMLGNTIVETDQFDEVIGFVNHAGETFHELMPLGVVSYGYGNNLTSKNEGVVYKNLIGTYLHGPLLPRNPKITLFFLELFMKKNNYEYNLDCLDLSMEENARLEHIARITNK, encoded by the coding sequence ATGGAATATCATATTTATCATATGTTTCCAAAGTTACTAAACTTATATGGTGATCATGGAAATATCATTACTTTATCTTTCTTTGCTAAAAAATTAGGTTTAAGACCAATAGTACACGAAATTGATGATGTTTCTCAAATTGATTGGAACAAGATTGATTTTATGTTAATTGGTGGTGGTAGTGATCGTGAACAAGCACTTGTTACAAGTCAATTGGCTTTGATAAAAGATAAGTTAAAAGAAGAAATTGAAAATGGACTACCTGTATTGGCTGTTTGTGGTGGTTATCAATTTTTAGGTAATTATTATCAAGATAGTAATGGAGAAAAACTAGAAGGATTACAAATCTTAGATTTTTATACAATTGCTCAAAATAAAGAGAGAATGCTAGGTAATACTATTGTTGAAACAGACCAATTTGATGAAGTAATAGGGTTTGTTAATCATGCAGGTGAAACTTTTCATGAATTAATGCCATTAGGTGTCGTTAGTTATGGTTATGGAAATAATTTAACATCAAAAAATGAGGGTGTTGTTTATAAAAATCTAATTGGAACATATTTACATGGACCATTATTACCAAGAAATCCTAAAATAACTTTATTTTTCTTAGAACTATTTATGAAAAAAAATAATTATGAATATAACTTAGATTGTCTTGATTTAAGTATGGAAGAAAATGCTAGGTTAGAACATATAGCTCGCATTACTAATAAATAA